Proteins from a genomic interval of Zingiber officinale cultivar Zhangliang chromosome 2A, Zo_v1.1, whole genome shotgun sequence:
- the LOC122042274 gene encoding pollen-specific protein C13-like, with protein MIMARHLISGAVAVLAVVCVLPAIALAARDIAAAKKPFVVQGRVFCDTCQAGFETPVSTYIQGAKVRVECRSKTTGAKTCSFDGTTDHTGTYKILVADEHEHEICESTIVSSPVSNCKTALQGRERARVFLSRNNGIASDIRYANALGFQKDSPLPACAALLKTYEQNEV; from the exons ATGATCATGGCAAGGCATCTCATCTCGGGGGCCGTCGCCGTTCTGGCGGTGGTGTGCGTCCTCCCGGCGATCGCTCTCGCTGCTCGTGACATCGCTGCCGCTAAGAAGCCGTTCGTCGTCCAGGGCCGCGTCTTCTGCGACACTTGCCAAGCCGGGTTCGAGACGCCGGTGTCGACCTACATCCAAG GCGCAAAGGTGAGGGTTGAATGCCGATCAAAAACCACTGGTGCAAAGACATGCAGTTTTGATGGCACTACCGACCACACGGGTACCTACAAAATTCTAGTCGCcgatgagcatgagcatgagatTTGCGAATCTACCATCGTCAGCAGCCCAGTAAGCAATTGCAAGACTGCACTCCAGGGCCGTGAGAGGGCTCGCGTCTTCCTCAGCCGCAACAATGGCATCGCTTCAGACATCCGGTACGCCAATGCACTTGGATTCCAGAAAGACAGCCCCTTACCTGCTTGCGCCGCGCTGTTGAAGACCTATGAGCAAAATGAAGTCTAG